From a region of the Besnoitia besnoiti strain Bb-Ger1 chromosome I, whole genome shotgun sequence genome:
- a CDS encoding hypothetical protein (encoded by transcript BESB_003230) produces MLLLKRKAPSPSPSGWSTEAEPTSFRWSQVSPSVSEYMQTSVVSAAPDSEGRDSESLAMSAFHSGVPCDGAASLEGSFCASSPHPSGLPPAKRLCLFAESLGREQSVAGLCSAGGRDVRGISCDSLPSCARVDTAPSAASGAFASPPGASRDPGSQPWRARGAEESRSWPQGYFLAAETPGEPHARATARPNRLKESADAGGHVETVCEAADAEDVVENPREYQRWLWTNKNVSMGAILFGTSFSRRRMRPLHAHS; encoded by the coding sequence ATGCTGTTGCTGAAGCGCAAGGCCCCGTCGCCATCCCCGAGCGGCTGGTCGACGGAGGCTGAACCGACTTCTTTTCGCTGGAGCCAGGTTTCTCCCTCGGTATCCGAGTATATGCAGACTTCGGTAGTCTCTGCTGCCCCcgacagcgaaggcagagacagcgaaagTCTCGCAATGAGCGCGTTTCATTCTGGCGTCCcctgcgacggcgctgcgtcACTTGAAGGGTccttctgcgcgtcgtcaCCACACCCCTCTGGCCTTCCTCCTGCCAAGCGCCTGTGCCTCTTCGCAGAGTCCCTCGGGCGCGAGCAGAGCGTCGCAGGGCTTtgcagcgcgggcggcagggACGTGCGTGGCATATCTTGCGATTCGTTACCATCTTGCGCGCGAGTCGACACtgctccttctgcagcttctgGCGCGTTCGCCAGTCCGccaggcgcgtcgcgggACCCGGGCTCGCAGCCGTGgcgagcgcgtggcgcggaggaaagcCGCAGCTGGCCGCAAGGCTATTTCCTGGCAGCTGAGACGCCTGGGGAGCCACATGCCAGGGCGACCGCAAGGCCAAACAGGCTGAAAGAgagcgcggacgccggcggaCACGTGGAGACGGtttgcgaggccgcggacgccgaggatGTGGTTGAGAACCCTCGGGAATACCAGCGGTGGCTGTGGACCAACAAAAACGTGAGCATGGGCGCCATTCTCTTCGGGACGTCTTTTTCACgtcggcgcatgcggccgtTGCACGCACACAGCTAG